DNA sequence from the Triticum urartu cultivar G1812 unplaced genomic scaffold, Tu2.1 TuUngrouped_contig_9548, whole genome shotgun sequence genome:
GGGCCTCGCGGAGAACCAGGTCTCCTTCGACCTCCTGGAGGGGTTCCTCAGGGAGCACCCGGAGGCGGCCGGGTGGGGCGGCGCCCGCCCCGGCTCCGGCGTCGCCAGCTTCCGGGACAACGCCCTCTTCCAGGACTACCACGGCCTCAAAACCTTCCGGAAGGTACGTCGTTGATGCACAAGAGCATGTGTGCTCTGCTTTATCTTGCTTGTCTCCGACGGCGTGGACTGATCTTTGTGGCGGTCCGGTGCCCTTTGCTTGCAGGCGATGGCGAGTTTCATGGAGAAGATAAGGGGCGGAAAGGTGAGGTTTGACCCTGACCGCATCGTGCTCACCGCCGGCGCGACGGCGGCCAACGAGCTGCTCACGTTCATCCTCGCCAACCCGGGAGACGCGCTGCTCATCCCTACGCCGTACTACCCGGGGTAAGCAACAAGCCAACCAACCAGAGCAAGCCACTACTGTTCCATTGCCCGTGCTCTTGTCCTGACATGCATGGCGCCCTGCAGGTTTGATCGGGACTTGCGGTGGAGGACGGGGGTGAACATCGTGCCCGTGCACTGCCACAGCTCCAACGGCTTCCAGGTCACGGTCGCCGCGCTCGAGGCGGCGTACGAGGAGTCCGCGGCGGC
Encoded proteins:
- the LOC125532278 gene encoding 1-aminocyclopropane-1-carboxylate synthase 7-like, with protein sequence MGGMLLPAASSPPLSRVATSSAHGEDSPYFAGWRAYDDDPYDAVTNPGGVIQMGLAENQVSFDLLEGFLREHPEAAGWGGARPGSGVASFRDNALFQDYHGLKTFRKAMASFMEKIRGGKVRFDPDRIVLTAGATAANELLTFILANPGDALLIPTPYYPGFDRDLRWRTGVNIVPVHCHSSNGFQVTVAALEAAYEESAAAGVSVRGVLLTNPSNPLGTTVERSALEDVLDFVVRKNIHLISDEIYSGSVFAAPDLVSVAELVESRGDDGAGRVHIVYSPSQDLGPPG